The Proteiniborus sp. DW1 DNA window ATATGCCCACCAGAGATGCCTATATGTACCTGTAATAAGAAAAAAGAATTAAAAATAATAACTAGAAAACCTATTTTACCATCAAAAAATGAAATTGAAACTAATCCGAGGTCAAGAAGTGCAAAGTTAAGGATTGGAGAAAAAGTTTAATGTTCTAAACATTAAAAGGAGTGAATAAACTTGTTAGTAGCGAAAAAAGAAGTGTACTCATATGTTGAGGAAAGCCAAAAAGTTAGTACTAAAAGGGTTAAACAAAGTAAGAAAAGCAATTCTAATCTTAAAATCAAGGCATTTGGTTTTGCGCTATTAACTCTCGCTATATGTCTAGGAGTTTTATTTGGTTATGCTAAGATTACCCAGGTAAAAATGGAAATATTAAAGCTTGATAACGAAATAGTTCAATTAAAGAAACACAGGCTAGATATTTCCCTAGACTTGGAAAAGATTAAGGAATCTGGATGGATTGAAGCAGAAGCTGAAAGTAGACTTGGAATGATGTACCCTACGGATGAACAAATAGTATACGTAAGTGTTAATGGGTATGATATAGACAACAATAACAATATTGAAGAAGTAAATAGGGAAGAGAAGCTAACTTTTGTTAATTTATTTAACAATTTAGCTAGTAAAATATCTGATAAGTTTTAGGAGGTTAGTTTTGTGTCGTTACCCACTTTATCAACAAAAAGAAGGCTTATTGTTACTTTGCTATTAGTATCATTTTTAGTCTTCGCTTTGATCGTAAGATTGGGAATCATACAAGTTGTTCAAGGTGAAGAACTAAAAAAACAAGCATTGGAACAATGGACTAGGGGAATTCCAGTAAAGGCTGAAAGAGGACTTATACTTGATAGAAATGGAAAAAAACTTGCAATAAGCATTAGTAGAGATACTGTGTGGTGTAGGCCTATTGATATTAAGAAACCTGAAGAGGATGCAAAAAAAATAGCTGAAATATTACAGCTTGATGAAGATGAAGTATATAAAAAAATAACTAGTAAACAGAGTTTAATTAAGATAAAGCAGTGGGTAGAGAAGGAAGAAAGTGAAGCATTAAGAAAGGCTAATATAAAAGGTATAGAGATAGCTGAAGACAAAAAGAGATATTATCCATTTGGAAGCTTTGCAGCACATATAATAGGTCATAATAATATCGACCAAGTTGGGCAATATGGCATTGAAGCTGCATACAATAAATATCTGACAGGAACAGCAGGAAAATGGGTAAAAACCACTGATGCTGCAGGAAGACAGCTTCCATATGATAATGAAAAGCTTTATGAGGCTAAAAATGGCTTAAATGTTGTTTTGACAATGGATGAAACTATACAACATTTTGCAGAAAAAGCTGCACTAGAAGTATTAGTGAAACATAAAGCGAAAAATGTAGCCATCTTAGTAATGGAACCTAAAACAGGGGATATACTGGCTATGGCCAACAAGCCAGATTACGACCCAAACAATCCTACGCAGCCAACTAGTGAGGAGGAGGCCAAAGCTTGGGAAGGTTTGGTTCAAGAGGAATTAACTAAAAAATGGTTTGATAAATGGAGAAACTTTTCCATTAATGACGTATATGAGCCAGGGTCAACCTTTAAAATAATAACTGCAGCAGTAGGTCTTGAGGAAAATGTTGTAACTCCTAATAGCCAATTTTATTGTAGTGGTTACGTTAGACAAGTAAAAAGTGGTAAGCCTATAAAGTGTTGGAGATATTACAATCCTCATGGTAGCCAGAATTTTGTTGAAGGGATTCAAAATTCATGTAACGTAGTAGTTGTTGATGTAGGGCTAAGACTTGGTGCAGAAAAAATGTATGAATATCTGAGAGCCTTTGGATTTGGTGAATTAACAGGAGTACCTTTTACAGGAGAATCACCAGGGATAATACCAAGTGGGCCTAGTGCAATAAAGGATGTAAATCTAGCAACTATTTCTTTTGGTCAAGGAATTGCTGTTACACCAATTCAGCTTGTTACGGCTATATCTGCAGTAGCAAATGGAGGGAATCTAATGGTTCCCAGATTAGTGAAGGAATTAGTGGATGAAGAGGGAAATGTTGTACATGAATATAAACCTGAGGTCAAGAGAAAGGTTATCTCCGAGGAGACTTCGAAGACAATGCTAAAAATATTAGAGAGTGTAGTTTCTGAAGGGACGGGGAAGAATGCATATGTTCCAGGATATAGAGTAGGAGGTAAAACAGGTACTGCACAAAAAGTTATAGATGGACGCTATGCCGATGGTAAATATATTGCATCATTTGTAGCAGTTGCTCCTTCTAATGCCCCCCAAATTGTAGTAGCCGTAATTGTAGATGAGCCAAGTGCAGGGGGATATTATGGCGGGCAGATAGCTGCACCAGTTGCTGGTCAAGTAGTCAAGGATATACTAAATTATCTTGACGTTGAACCTCAATTCACAGAGGACGAAAAAGAAGATAATGAAAAGGAAAATGTAACAGTTCCAGATGTGAGAAATAAAAACATAAAAGAAGCTAGTAGATTAATTTTATCATTAGGATTAAAATACACTACAGATGCATATTTCATAGAGGAAGGTTCAGTTATTTTAGACCAATTCCCTTTACCTGGCTCTGTTGTTAAGAGAGGATCTAGTATTGATTTGTATATAGAATCAAAAAGACAAGATATAGAAAAAATAGTAGTTCCGGATTTGACTGGAGCCACTAGAGAGCAGGTAATTGAAGTTTTAAATCAATTAAATCTTAGATTTGAATTCTCTGGGTCAGGAGTAGTAGTTGGGCAGATGCCAAAGGCTGGAACAGAAGTAGATCTAAACTCTCTAGTAAATGTAAGATTTGACAATGTTAATTAGGATTGACTTAAGAGGCAACTTCAAGCAAAATGTTTGAAAGTTGCCTTTTAACTAGACTATATTCATTTGTAAATTTATGATATTATCTATAGGGTGTAAACTTTTGTGGGGTGGAGTAAATGAGACTTAGTATAATTATCTCAGGACTAGACATTGAAGCAGTAAGTGGGCACACGGACATTGATATTACAGGGATTGCATATGATTCTAGAGCTGTTAAAGAAGGGAATGTATTTGTTGCTATTGAGGGATATAAGGCTGATGGGCATGGTTATATAAATGAAGCTATTAAAAATGGGGCAAAAGCTATTATTGTCAAAAGAGATGTTTTTGTAAACTCTGATTTAACAATAATTAAGGTAAAAGATACTAGAAAAGCTTTAGCTAAAGTATCTTCTGGGTTTTATAATAATCCATCTGAAAAATTTTACTTAATCGGCATAACAGGTACAAATGGAAAGACGAGCACCTCTTATATTATAGAATCAATCTTTCGAGCAAGTGGAAAGAAGATAGGAGTTGTTGGGACTATAGGTTGTCAAATAAATGGAAAGTATATTAAAACTAAAAATACAACACCTGAGTCTTTGGAGCTTCAACAATTATTCAATGAAATCATAAAATCTAATATTGAGAACTGTGTTATGGAAGTATCATCTCATTCGCTGGAGTTAAGTAGAGTTGATAACACCGACTTTGATGTGGGGATTTTTACCAACATAACAAAGGAACACTTAGACTATCATAAGACCTTTGAAAATTACTATAATGCTAAGAAAAAGCTGTTTTTTATGACAAATAAGTATAATATTATAAATATTGACGATGAGTATGGTAAGCTACTTATAGATGAACTATCTAGAGTTAACATTCCATTATTAACCTACGGAATAGAGTCTAAGGCTGATGTATATGCAACGGACTTGTGCTTTAAAGCTACAGGTGTTAGCTATAAGCTTCATATTTTCAACAATGCTACTGATATAAATATGAAAATTCCAGGGATTTTTACAGTATACAATTGTTTAGCAGCTGCAGCTTGCGCACATGTGTATGGTATAGATATTAGCCATATTAAAGAAGGCCTGGAGAAGGTGGAAGGAGTTAAAGGTAGATTTGAGCTAGTTCCTACGAATCAAGATTTTACAGTTATTATAGATTTTGCACATACTGCTGACGCACTAGAGAAAGTACTATCAGCTATTAGTCAGTTTTCAGAAGGAAGAAAAATCATTGTTTTTGGAGCAGGCGGAGATAGAGATAGAACAAAAAGAGCCCCTATGGGAGAAGTAGCAGGAAGGTATTGCGATTTCTGTATTGTAACTTCAGATAACCCGAGAACAGAAGAGCCTCAAAAAATTATTGATGATATTATAGAAGGTGTAAAAAAGGTCAATGGTAATTATATAT harbors:
- a CDS encoding UDP-N-acetylmuramoyl-L-alanyl-D-glutamate--2,6-diaminopimelate ligase, which produces MRLSIIISGLDIEAVSGHTDIDITGIAYDSRAVKEGNVFVAIEGYKADGHGYINEAIKNGAKAIIVKRDVFVNSDLTIIKVKDTRKALAKVSSGFYNNPSEKFYLIGITGTNGKTSTSYIIESIFRASGKKIGVVGTIGCQINGKYIKTKNTTPESLELQQLFNEIIKSNIENCVMEVSSHSLELSRVDNTDFDVGIFTNITKEHLDYHKTFENYYNAKKKLFFMTNKYNIINIDDEYGKLLIDELSRVNIPLLTYGIESKADVYATDLCFKATGVSYKLHIFNNATDINMKIPGIFTVYNCLAAAACAHVYGIDISHIKEGLEKVEGVKGRFELVPTNQDFTVIIDFAHTADALEKVLSAISQFSEGRKIIVFGAGGDRDRTKRAPMGEVAGRYCDFCIVTSDNPRTEEPQKIIDDIIEGVKKVNGNYISIVDRKEAIEYAIKNSKPKDIILLAGKGHETYTIIGDKVLNFDEREIVKEALKKL
- a CDS encoding stage V sporulation protein D; translated protein: MSLPTLSTKRRLIVTLLLVSFLVFALIVRLGIIQVVQGEELKKQALEQWTRGIPVKAERGLILDRNGKKLAISISRDTVWCRPIDIKKPEEDAKKIAEILQLDEDEVYKKITSKQSLIKIKQWVEKEESEALRKANIKGIEIAEDKKRYYPFGSFAAHIIGHNNIDQVGQYGIEAAYNKYLTGTAGKWVKTTDAAGRQLPYDNEKLYEAKNGLNVVLTMDETIQHFAEKAALEVLVKHKAKNVAILVMEPKTGDILAMANKPDYDPNNPTQPTSEEEAKAWEGLVQEELTKKWFDKWRNFSINDVYEPGSTFKIITAAVGLEENVVTPNSQFYCSGYVRQVKSGKPIKCWRYYNPHGSQNFVEGIQNSCNVVVVDVGLRLGAEKMYEYLRAFGFGELTGVPFTGESPGIIPSGPSAIKDVNLATISFGQGIAVTPIQLVTAISAVANGGNLMVPRLVKELVDEEGNVVHEYKPEVKRKVISEETSKTMLKILESVVSEGTGKNAYVPGYRVGGKTGTAQKVIDGRYADGKYIASFVAVAPSNAPQIVVAVIVDEPSAGGYYGGQIAAPVAGQVVKDILNYLDVEPQFTEDEKEDNEKENVTVPDVRNKNIKEASRLILSLGLKYTTDAYFIEEGSVILDQFPLPGSVVKRGSSIDLYIESKRQDIEKIVVPDLTGATREQVIEVLNQLNLRFEFSGSGVVVGQMPKAGTEVDLNSLVNVRFDNVN